The region TTATTTATGTTTCAGTTCTAAATGGTGAAAAGTTACAAAATTTAGAAATATGTAAGGCAAAAGAGTTGTTTGTCGAACAGTTAAAAAAGTCAGGAATAGATTATTGTATTATTCGCCCAAATGGTTTTTTTTCGGATATGTCAGAATTTTTTAATATGGCAAATAGTGGACGAATATATCTTTTGGGAAATGGAGAGTTTAGAGCTAATCCAATTCATGGTAAGGATTTGGCAGTTGTTTGTGTCGATGCTATAGATGGACTTGATAAGAATATTGAAATTGGAGGACCTGAAACGCTAACACAAAATGAGATTGCAACAATAGCCTTTGATGTTTTGGGGAATAAACGAAAAATAACTTATATCCCAGAATGGCTAAGGATTACAATACTCAAAATAGTAAAGTTATTTAGCACAAGTAAATTTTATGGACCAGTTGAATTTTTTATGACAGTTATGGCAATGGATATGGTTGCTCCTAAATATGGCAAACATACCTTAAAAGAATATTTTAAAAAATTAAATAATAAAAATAGATAACAAGATAAATTACGTCATTTATTTGAAATATAAATTATACAAGGAGAAATCGATGATTACATCTATCACTAAATTTAAGTTACCAAATCCTATTACTCAAGCAGAGGCAAAAGATATATTTTTAAGTACTGCACCAAACTATAAAGATTTACCTGGTTTGATTAGAAAATGTTATGTGATCTTCGATGAGGGTGATTCAGTTGGTGGAATTTATCTTTGGCAATCTCGTAAAGATGCCGAAGCAGTTTATACTGAAAGCTGGAAAGAGTTTGTTCGTGAAAAATATGGTTCTGAGCCTGAAATCATTTATCTTGAAACCCCAGTTATAGTTGACAATATATTAAAAGAGATAATTAGTTAATTATATTCACAAAGAAAAGGAAAGATTTTATGATATCTTTTGAATTTTTACTCACTTCACTAGTTGTAGTTTTGATCCCAGGTACAGGAGTTTTATACACTATTGCTACTGGATTATTTACTGGAAAACGTGCTAGCTTCTTTGCTGCCTTAGGATGTACCTTAGGTATTATTCCTGCTTTACTTGCTAGTAGCTTGGGACTTGCTGCTATTTTTCACACTAGTGCTGTTGCTTTCCAAGTTGTTAAGTATATTGGTGCAGCTTATCTACTATATTTAGCATGGCAAATGTGGCATTCATCATCTGCATTAAGTATCTCTGAAAAAGATTCGAAAAGTAATTACTTAAATATTGTTATTAAAGGGTTTATGTTAAATATTTTAAATCCTAAATTATCTATTTTCTTTTTGGCTTTTCTTCCTCAGTTTATTCCTAGTAGTACTGAAAGTGCATTAAACAGTATACTTTTGCTTGGGAGTGTATTTATGTTTATGACCTTTGTTGTCTTTATTGTATATGGTTTTTTATCAGGTTTGTTTAGTGCGTATATTTTAAAATCTGAAAAAGTTAGTGTTTATATCCAAAAGTTCTTTGCAACAAGTTTCGCGGCACTTGGATTTAAGTTGGCATTTAGTGAAAAGATATAAGAAAGTGCTGTAGATTAGGAGGGTATTAAGATTCTGTTTTAGCTAATAATGCTTTCATTAATTCAGCTTTAGATTGTAAATCATAATTCATATCTTTTAACCAGTCTTCTATTACTTCTTTTTTATATTCTAATTCTTTTTCTCTATAAGATTGAGCTTCTAATTCTTCATCCCAGTTGCCATATTTATCTAAAAATGAATCTTGAGCATAAACACCATCTATAATTATTTTTGTAGGCACTTGATTATTGTTTTCATCCAAAGTATATCCATCAAGTTGTACAGATTTTGTAGGTGGTGGAGTAAGAGCTTCTTTACTAATTTCTTTTAATGTTTCATTAAAATTTGATAATTCTTCAGGTTGATTAACATTAAGATTGATAGAGTCATTTGAATTAATATGTGTACTTAAAAAACCAATATTAAAACTATTTACTAAATCATCAATAGAAGACATGAGAGATTCCTTAATTTTTATCAATAATTTATAATATAACATAATAGATATAAATATAAAATATAATTGCTAAAATGATTAAAAAATTTACAGTTTATCTCTTATTAATATTTAAATAACTATTATTTCAAAGTTTTTAGAATAGAAATTAAATTTTCTAAATGAAAATTCAACAAATAAATTTAGGGCTACAAATGGCTAAAAGTCAAAATAATAATAGTGTAAAAAGTTCAAAAGTTGATCTTATCAAACTTGGAAGTAATTCTACTCCCAAACAATTTTCAAAAGATACTACAGTAAAAGAACAAGTGGTAAATGCCAGAAAAAACGCAAGTTTAAATAAAGAAAAAGCAAAGAAAAAAGCTAAGATGGCAAAAGCTTCAAGAAAGAAAAATAAAAAGTAGAATAAGTAAATAATATATAACTTGATAAACTAACTATTTTTTCATACAAAAATACATAGATTAAATATAAAATGATTTACTTTCATTTAAAGGCTGTGTTATGATAGAAAAGTATGAAGACCAAATTATATTTGGAGTATTTAGTTTATTTTATTATCTTTCATCTTTTTTTGTTTATGTATCAGTATTACATTCATAAAAACCTAAAGATAAATACAAAGGATTAATCTATATTTATAGTATAATAATATATGAAAATAGAATTATATTATGATAAAGAGTGTCCTTTTTGTAAATATTATGCTAACTATATAAAACTAAAGCAAAATCATAATCTTATTCTTATAAATGCAAGAGATAGTAAAAAAACTATTGATGAGTTTACAAAGCATGGATATGATATAAATGATGGGTTTATTATAAGAGTAGATGATAAAAAACTCTATCAAGGTTCTGATGCTATAATTTACCTAAATAAGATTTCAAAAAAGAAAATCTATTTTAAAAATAACAAGTTTTTTAAAAATTTTATTTATCCTTCTGCAAAACTATTAAGAAAAATAATTCTTATACTTATCGGTAAAAACTCTAAAATTTAGTTAATTTTAGTAATTGTTATCAAATTTTGTTCTAAAAATACACAAGAAAAAAATAATTTTATTCATTGTTTATAATCCACATGATAGACTCCTTACAAAATTACAGGAGAAAAAATGAAGAAAATAATTTTATCAGCAATACTTACTACTAGTTTTGTTTTTGCACATCAAATAACAGCAAAACTTGACAATAACGTTTATAGTGCCGAATTTTGGGCTCATGGAAAATATGATAGTTTTGATGTAAAACAACTAAAAGGTGCAACTGCATATGACCAAAATAATCAAGAGATAAAAACGGGGATTGATTATTCAAAAGGTTCACAGTTATTTATGGCAAAAAAACCTTCTATGATAGCATTATCATTTGATGCAGGGTATTGGACTAAAACAGATGAAGGATATAAAAATATTGAACCAAGTAAATATAAAGGGATAGTTTTTAATACTCTAAAAAGTATCAAATACGGAAAAAGATATTTCACTTGGAGTGATAAATTTATAAACCCAATAGGTTTAAGTATGGAGGTTATTCCTTTAATAAATCCATTAAAAATAAAAAAAGGTGAAAAATTACCAGTATTAGTTTTAAAAGATGGTGAGGCTTTACAAAATGCAGGTTTTGAAACATCTGATTATGAAGATTTAGATGTAAAAACAAATAAATTTGGTATTGCATATATCCCTGTAAAATCAAGTGGATTACAAATAATAGCAGCAAAATATTATTCAACTGAAATAAATGATCCAAACGTTAATAATATAACTATTCAAAGTAGTATTTCATTTGAGGTAAAATAGTGATTAAAAAATATCTTTTTGCTTTTTTAATTTCAAGTATTTCATTATTTGCACATGGCATCTTTTATGATGTAGTAGAGGGAGGGGTAAGTGTACATATCACCTCTGCTAATAATATTAGTATAAGTGATGCAAAAGTGAAAGTTTTCGCTCCTGGTGGAAATTTACCATATGCAAAAGGTTATACAGATATAAATGGTAACTTTGCTTTTATGCCTGATAGTGCAGGGACATGGCATGTAAAAGTTTCAATGTCAAGTGACCATGGAAATCATGACAAAGAGTTTAATATTGAATTATCAGATGATTATAAAGTCAAAGATTTTGATAAACTTCCTATTGAAAGATATCTTGGTATTTTAAGTATATTAGGGATAATCTTTGGTATTTTTGGTGCATTTAGTTTTTTTCAAAGAAAGAATTCTTAAAAATAAAAAGCTTTAAAAGATCAAACCTTTTAGAGCTTTTTATCTTCTTGAAAAGGCTAATCCTATTCCAAAACTTACAAATAAACTTCCAATTATTTTCCCAAAATAGTTAGTTAATGATGTTTTATTAAACAGAACTTTTATGCTATTTGCACTAATAGAGTATATCATCATACAAGCAAAAGCTATAATCCCTAGAATTAAAACTAATAAAAAATAGTGCAAAAAACTATTTTGATTTTCATTTATAAACTGAGGGAATAAAGCTGTAAAAAACACTAATGCTTTAGGATTAGAACTTGCTACTATAAAAGCTTCTTTGAAAAGTTTTATCTTTTTTATTTTCTTCTTATTTTGTATGTTTTCTTTTATATGAAATGGAGTTTTAAATAATTTTATTCCAAGATAGATTAAATATAAAGCACCAATATATTTTATTATCATAAATAGTGTTGTAGAGGTTGTAAGAATAATACCTAAACCTGTTATTGCAATACTTGCTTGTATCATTGAGGCAATACTATTACCAAAAGCTGTATATAAAGATAATCTACTCCCATGTTTTATTCCATGTGTTAATGCCAATATCATACTAGGACCAGGGATAATTGAAGCTACGAAAACTGTAAAAACATAAACAATCCAAAAGTTTAGATCTTCCATATATATTCTTTATATTGATTTAAAAGATTATATGTAAATATTAATTATTTATCTATAAAGCAATATAAATAATATCTAAGTCTTAACATAAGTTTGAGCTAGAAAAAATGGCTAAATCTTCAAGAAAAAACAATAAAAAATAAACAAATTATTCTTTATTACGATAAAATATCTTTAAAAAAATACAATACTTACAATGATTTTACAAATATTTTTATTATAAGAGAACTTATAATCATATTTATACACTCATTAGAAGAGTTAAAGGAACCCTAGTGGATGAAATAAATACAGATTCTAAAAAACTCTTAGTTCTAAATAAACCTAAAGGATATGTAGTAACCCGTTCAGATGAACTTGGGAGAAAAACCGTTTATGAACTTTTACCCTCTTGGGTATTTGAAGATAATTGGATGCCTATAGGGCGACTTGATTTAGAATCTAAGGGGCTTTTACTTTTTACACAAGATGGTAAAACTGGAAATGCTTTAACCAAACCGGGAAATTGTATCAAAGTGTATGAGATTTGGGTCAGGGGATATGTAAATACAGAGCATATTAACTGTGCTATAAAAGGTGTAGAGAGTAAGGGAGATATACTAAAAGTTCTTAGTGTTGAAAAAATAGGTTTTGGTGGAGCAAAGACCAAACTAAGAATTAAGATTGATGAAGGAAAGAATCGCCATATAAGAAGACTTTTCTCAGCTTTAAAAGATCCTAAGTTTTGGACTTCTTTAAAGGTATTAAACTTAACAAGAGTAAGTATTGGAAACTTTAAATTAGATATAAAGAGTGGAAAATGGCGTTATTTAACTCTTGAAGAGGAACAACGATTGATGGAAAATTTGTAAATAAAAGTCAAAAATAAAAATATCAGCTATAATGGCAAAAAAACATAAGGAAATATATGCCTAAGGGTAAAAAAACAGTTATAAAAGAGATAAAGTTATTAGATAATGATGAGATTTTAATAAACAAAAAAGAGTATGTAATACTAGAAACAACAGAAGATATAACAAGTGCAAAAACAATGAAAATATCATCTAACGGAAACAGAATATTAAGATTTGATGATGAAAAGAAGAAAGCAACAATAGATGTTAAAAGAGAGATAAATATTGTAAAAGTTACTTTTAAAGACAAAGAAAAGGCACTAGAATTTAAAAAAACTAATGATAAAAAACTAATTTCACCAGAAGATAAAAAAGAGAATATCTGTTCTGCAAACTCATTTATAAAAGCAAGAGAAATACTTGCAAAACTTCAAGATAAAAAAAATGAAAATTATGATAAACAAACAGGAATTACAATTTTTTATTTTTTAGAATATTAAAGAAAAAACTTTAAAAGCTATTTATCAAGCTTCAACTTAGAAACAAAAGGGTATAGTGAATTAAAACAGTATAAATATTATACTTGGTTAGACAAGTTTGTTCTCCCCTTTTTCTCCTCTTTCTACATAAAGTAGAATTTTATTACAGAAGACTTCAATCATTAAAGCTATTAAGCTTATTTATTCTTAATAGTTTCACAAAAAAAGGAACTAGTATCACTAATTATAAATTCGGAGTTATTGGAACTTCAAAAAAAAAGGGTGAACTACGTATGCCTATTCATCCCGAGCATTTAGTACGTATTCCAGAATATATTCGTAAACAAATGGTGTTTGAAGAAGGCTATGGAAAACCCTTTGGGATTTTAGATTCTGTTATTGCTGAACAAACCGGTGGTATAGCTTCACGTAGTGAATTATTTGCTTCAAGTGGTGTAGTTATTTTGGCAAAACCTATAGAAGAGGATTTAAAAGAGCTTCGAGAAGGTGGCACTTTGTGGGGTTATCCCCATTGTGTACAACAAGAAACAATGACTCAGATTGCAATTGAACGTAAGCAAACACTTATTGCTTTTGAAGATATGTTTGCTTGGGGATCTAATGGACAAAAAGGTCGTCATACTTTTTATAAAAACAACGAAATGGCGGGGTATTGTGCAGTACTTCATGCTTTGCAAATAAAAGGGATTGATGGACATTATGGAAATCAGCGAAAAGTGATTATTTTTAGTTTTGGTGCTGTTAGTCGTGGAGCTATATATGCTTTAAAAGCCCATGGCTTCAGAGATATTACAATTTGTATTCAACGCCCAAGCCATGAGGTAAGGGAAGAGGTTCTAGATTGTAATTATGTAACAATCATGCCAGGAAAAGAGAATGAATCACGAATGGTAGTAGTTGAACACAATGGCAAAAGAAGAGCCTTGAGTGAACTTATAAGTGAATCAGATATTATTATAAATGGAACATTACAAGAACCTGCTAATCCAATCAATTATGTTATAAAAGATGAACACTCTTGTCTTAAACCTAACTCTTTAATCATTGATGTTAGTTGTGATGAGGGGATGGGTTTTTATTTTGCTAAACCAACTTCTTTTAAAAATCCAATTTTTAAAGTAGATACTATTGATTATTATGCTGTAGATCATACTCCAAATTATTTTTGGGAAAGTGCAACGCGTTCAATCTCAGCAGCTTTAATTGTACATTTAAAAGCAGTGATGGGTGGATCTGAAAATTGGGAAAAAGATGAGACTATTCGACAAGCAATTAATATTGAAAAGGGAATAGTTCAAAAACCAAATATATTAAAATTTCAAAAAAGAGAAGATACATACCCTTATCTTTTCATATAAATATAGCATTGATATTATTTTAGAATAGCTAAATAATAACCCTAATATAAATTAAAAATTGTTATTATAATTAAAAATTTTAGGATAATGTATGAAAAATATTTTTATTATTAGTTTAGTTGTAATTGCAATTGGATATATGTTTGTTTTGATGAAAGATAGATTTGATACTATCAAAGAAACAAATAAAAAGATTGCACAACAAAAAAATTGACATGCTGTAAAATTGTAACAAGAGATTTTTTTATATATTAATATAAAATCTACAAAAGAAAGAGTAAAATAAATATATAATATTATTTAATATAAAGGTTTCATACTGTTAGTACATAATAATTATAATGAATCAATTGTTGAGGGTGAATTACTTTTATTTCATACTCTTTGGAATACAACCAACGATAATATGTTTATTGTTAGGCAAAATAAAGATGGAGTATTTATTAGTGAAAAAATAAATTCATCATTAAAAAAAATATTTAACCTACCTGAAGAACACTTTGAAGGTGTATCTTTAAAAGAATTTTTAGATGAAAAAACTTATCTTGAAGTTTCAAATCGTTATAAAAAATGTATTAATGAAAATAGTCCAATTTCATATGAAGAGAAGTATATTATTGATAATACAGGACCGAGATATTGGAATACAACAATTCTACCTATTATTGATAAAGAAAATGATATTGTAAGAATTTTTGGTATTTCAAGAGAAATTACTCAGTTAAAAAGATTAAATGAATCCTTAGAAAATGAAGTAAAAAAAAGAACACAAGAGTTAGAAAGCGCATTAGAAAAAATAAAAGAGATATCTATAACTGATAAATTGACTGGCTTATATAACAGACACTATCTTGATTTAGTTTTGGAAGATATACAAAAAATTGTAAATAGACATGATATAAAATATGGTTTGATTTTATTAGATATTGATGATTTTAAATTAGTAAATGACACTTATGGTCACAATATAGGAGATATTTTATTAAAAGAGTTTTCTTTATTATTAAAAAATTCTATAAGAGAAACAGATATTTTAGGCAGATGGGGTGGTGAAGAGTTTTTAATTGTTGTTTCTCACACTTCAAAAGAGGCGATACTAACTCTAGCAAATCATATAAAAGAGAAAATTGAAAAACATAGTTTTAGTAAGGTTAATAAAATTACAGCTAGTTTAGGTATCTCTTTAGTTAAGAAAAATGAGGATGTAAATTCATTTCTTTTTAGGTCAGATACTGCACTTTACAAAGCAAAAAGAAATGGAAAAAATACGATAGAGATAGAAAACTAAAAGTTTTAATATATAGTTTAAATAATTAAACTATTTTAAAAAATACAATTACAATCTAAAATTTTATAGTAACATTTATTTAAATAAATAAAAATGGAAATAAAATGTTAAAAAATAATAAGTTAATAGATAAAACTAAATATTACTATAAATTAACAAAATCAAAAAAAATTCATAATTATCTTATTATCATTGGAATAATAGGTGTTTTAGTTGGATTATATTTTTCTGTAATTATTTTAAATCAAATATTTGCTTGGTTTATTTTAGTAGGAGTTTTTATTAAACTTTATGATTTTTCAGAGCAAATAGAAAAAAATATAGTTCCTTATGATTTTAATAAGTTATTACCACCTCCTAAAAATAAATCAACAAATTGTTCAACAAAAAAATGATATAACTCTTTCGTATTATCTTTTTTTAACGAATTTCTTTATACAATCACACCAACAAAACTAAGGAAATTGACTATGAATTTAATGGTATTTGGTGCACCAGGTGCAGGAAAAGGTACACAAGCAAAATTTTTAATTGAAAAGTATGATATCCCACAAATCTCTACAGGGGATATTTTAAGAGCTGCAATTGCAGATAAAACTGAGATGGGAATGGAAGCTAAAAAATTTATGGATGAAGGAAAACTTGTTCCTGATTCAACTATTATTGGTATTATCAAAGATAGACTTGCAGAAGATGACTGTAAAAAAGGTTTTATTCTTGACGGTTTTCCAAGAACATTGGCTCAAGCAGAAGCTTTAAGTGAATTAATGGAAAAAATGGGAATATCTTTAGATAAAGTTATCTCTTTAAATGTTCCAGATGAATTAATCGTAGGAAGAATTACAGGTAGAAGAGTATGTTCAAAATGTGGAGCATCTTTCCATGTTGAGTTTAACCCTTCAAAAGAAGAGAATGTATGTGATTACTGTGGTGGTGAGCTTATTATTAGAAAAGATGATAATGCTGAAACTGTAAAAAGTAGACTTGGTGCATATCATGAACAAACAGCTCCATTAATTGAGTTTTATACTAAAATGGGTGTTATGGTAGAACTTGATGGTACAAAAGATGTATCTGAAGTTACAGCAGATATGTTTTCTGCAATTGAAGCTTAATTAAATCCAAAAGAGTTGAAGTTTTACTTCAACTCAATCTTACAAACTGCAATATTTCTATTCCTTTTGAATATTTTTTGTTAATATTGATTTATGAATTTAACTAGTGAGCAAGAAGAGATACTAAAAGCTGTCTCAAAATATAAAAATATAAAAATAAATGCTTTTGCAGGTACAGGAAAAACTACTACTTTAAGATGTATAGCAAATGAGTATAAAGATAGAAAAATACTCTATCTAGCTTTTAATAGTGCTATTAAAAATGAGGCAAGTTCTACTTTTCCTAGCAATGCTTATGTAAAAACAACTCATGGCTTAGCCTATAGTGCAATAAAAAAATACACAGATATTGATTTAAGTCGTTTGCAAAACTATAGAGCAATAGATATTGCAAATGAGTTTGAAATACCATATACAAAAGCTTTAAGTGCATTAAAAATCTTTGAAAATTTTTGTAACAATACACAAGAAAAGATAAACGAAGAAGACCTAGAGCATAAAACTGCAAAAAAGATGTTTGACCATATGTTAATTGGTGTTTTAAAACCTACGCATAGCTTTTATCTAAAGTATTATTATCTACTTATCTCAAAAGAACAAATCCCACAATTTACCTATGATATTGTGATGCTTGATGAAGCACAGGATACAAATGAAGTAACTCTAGGTATATTTAACTGTTTAAACTCAAAAATCAAAATATATGTAGGTGATAGACATCAACAAATATATAGTTTTAGGGGTAGTAAAAATGCTCTTGATAAAATCTCTTGTGACAAACAATTGTATTTATCAGAAAGTTTTAGGTTCAATAAAGAGATTGCAAATTATGCAAACATTTTATTAAAAAGTTTCAAAGATGAAGAAGTTGATATAAAATCAAATAAAAACAATGATGAGTTAAAAACCTTTGGTTATATCTCAAGGACAAATGCTCACCTAATCTCAGTTATTTCAAAAAGAATAGAACAAAGAAAACCTTTTGTGACTGTTAGAAATCCAGATGAGATTTTTAGTCTTAGTATAGAAATTTACTATTTACTAAACAATGAAATAGATATGATTAGAAGAAACCCTTTTTTAAAAGGTTTTAAAGATGAAGAACAGTTAGCTTCTTATGCAAAAGAGACAGATGATTTTGAGTTAAGAAGTGCTTTAAAAATAGTAAAAGAATACCAAAATCAAATTTTTGATTTCAAAGAGATAGCTCAAAAGTTTTATAAAGCTTGGCAAAATAGGGATTTAAATAATTTTGA is a window of Halarcobacter sp. DNA encoding:
- a CDS encoding carboxypeptidase-like regulatory domain-containing protein, whose translation is MIKKYLFAFLISSISLFAHGIFYDVVEGGVSVHITSANNISISDAKVKVFAPGGNLPYAKGYTDINGNFAFMPDSAGTWHVKVSMSSDHGNHDKEFNIELSDDYKVKDFDKLPIERYLGILSILGIIFGIFGAFSFFQRKNS
- a CDS encoding DUF4198 domain-containing protein — its product is MKKIILSAILTTSFVFAHQITAKLDNNVYSAEFWAHGKYDSFDVKQLKGATAYDQNNQEIKTGIDYSKGSQLFMAKKPSMIALSFDAGYWTKTDEGYKNIEPSKYKGIVFNTLKSIKYGKRYFTWSDKFINPIGLSMEVIPLINPLKIKKGEKLPVLVLKDGEALQNAGFETSDYEDLDVKTNKFGIAYIPVKSSGLQIIAAKYYSTEINDPNVNNITIQSSISFEVK
- a CDS encoding LysE family translocator produces the protein MEDLNFWIVYVFTVFVASIIPGPSMILALTHGIKHGSRLSLYTAFGNSIASMIQASIAITGLGIILTTSTTLFMIIKYIGALYLIYLGIKLFKTPFHIKENIQNKKKIKKIKLFKEAFIVASSNPKALVFFTALFPQFINENQNSFLHYFLLVLILGIIAFACMMIYSISANSIKVLFNKTSLTNYFGKIIGSLFVSFGIGLAFSRR
- a CDS encoding DCC1-like thiol-disulfide oxidoreductase family protein; this translates as MKIELYYDKECPFCKYYANYIKLKQNHNLILINARDSKKTIDEFTKHGYDINDGFIIRVDDKKLYQGSDAIIYLNKISKKKIYFKNNKFFKNFIYPSAKLLRKIILILIGKNSKI
- a CDS encoding LysE family translocator; this encodes MISFEFLLTSLVVVLIPGTGVLYTIATGLFTGKRASFFAALGCTLGIIPALLASSLGLAAIFHTSAVAFQVVKYIGAAYLLYLAWQMWHSSSALSISEKDSKSNYLNIVIKGFMLNILNPKLSIFFLAFLPQFIPSSTESALNSILLLGSVFMFMTFVVFIVYGFLSGLFSAYILKSEKVSVYIQKFFATSFAALGFKLAFSEKI
- a CDS encoding GGDEF domain-containing protein, whose product is MFIVRQNKDGVFISEKINSSLKKIFNLPEEHFEGVSLKEFLDEKTYLEVSNRYKKCINENSPISYEEKYIIDNTGPRYWNTTILPIIDKENDIVRIFGISREITQLKRLNESLENEVKKRTQELESALEKIKEISITDKLTGLYNRHYLDLVLEDIQKIVNRHDIKYGLILLDIDDFKLVNDTYGHNIGDILLKEFSLLLKNSIRETDILGRWGGEEFLIVVSHTSKEAILTLANHIKEKIEKHSFSKVNKITASLGISLVKKNEDVNSFLFRSDTALYKAKRNGKNTIEIEN
- a CDS encoding pseudouridine synthase, translated to MDEINTDSKKLLVLNKPKGYVVTRSDELGRKTVYELLPSWVFEDNWMPIGRLDLESKGLLLFTQDGKTGNALTKPGNCIKVYEIWVRGYVNTEHINCAIKGVESKGDILKVLSVEKIGFGGAKTKLRIKIDEGKNRHIRRLFSALKDPKFWTSLKVLNLTRVSIGNFKLDIKSGKWRYLTLEEEQRLMENL
- a CDS encoding N(5)-(carboxyethyl)ornithine synthase, producing the protein MPIHPEHLVRIPEYIRKQMVFEEGYGKPFGILDSVIAEQTGGIASRSELFASSGVVILAKPIEEDLKELREGGTLWGYPHCVQQETMTQIAIERKQTLIAFEDMFAWGSNGQKGRHTFYKNNEMAGYCAVLHALQIKGIDGHYGNQRKVIIFSFGAVSRGAIYALKAHGFRDITICIQRPSHEVREEVLDCNYVTIMPGKENESRMVVVEHNGKRRALSELISESDIIINGTLQEPANPINYVIKDEHSCLKPNSLIIDVSCDEGMGFYFAKPTSFKNPIFKVDTIDYYAVDHTPNYFWESATRSISAALIVHLKAVMGGSENWEKDETIRQAINIEKGIVQKPNILKFQKREDTYPYLFI
- a CDS encoding UvrD-helicase domain-containing protein, with the translated sequence MNLTSEQEEILKAVSKYKNIKINAFAGTGKTTTLRCIANEYKDRKILYLAFNSAIKNEASSTFPSNAYVKTTHGLAYSAIKKYTDIDLSRLQNYRAIDIANEFEIPYTKALSALKIFENFCNNTQEKINEEDLEHKTAKKMFDHMLIGVLKPTHSFYLKYYYLLISKEQIPQFTYDIVMLDEAQDTNEVTLGIFNCLNSKIKIYVGDRHQQIYSFRGSKNALDKISCDKQLYLSESFRFNKEIANYANILLKSFKDEEVDIKSNKNNDELKTFGYISRTNAHLISVISKRIEQRKPFVTVRNPDEIFSLSIEIYYLLNNEIDMIRRNPFLKGFKDEEQLASYAKETDDFELRSALKIVKEYQNQIFDFKEIAQKFYKAWQNRDLNNFDKRLNEILFLTTAHTAKGLEWDSVVVADDFPNFADLILDMGYTSLKQFKKELKKLTNQELIDEFNLFYVALTRAKTKLVKDSENFHYLMYSNLEKLIDKKISDTSEEFEKDDKKIVLSKMDNEEFAKIRETKNIEKGKAKKSGLKWSLEDRIKLKSLYKKDTNIAIIATKLERTSTAILAELLKSEVITKEEKNILSTLVKNNQKASKTILS
- a CDS encoding adenylate kinase, with translation MNLMVFGAPGAGKGTQAKFLIEKYDIPQISTGDILRAAIADKTEMGMEAKKFMDEGKLVPDSTIIGIIKDRLAEDDCKKGFILDGFPRTLAQAEALSELMEKMGISLDKVISLNVPDELIVGRITGRRVCSKCGASFHVEFNPSKEENVCDYCGGELIIRKDDNAETVKSRLGAYHEQTAPLIEFYTKMGVMVELDGTKDVSEVTADMFSAIEA
- a CDS encoding SDR family oxidoreductase, translated to MNRVLLAGATGYLGGYIAKELQQRSQFFRTIVRNPDKLEKNGIKANEILNAELTDSKSIKECCKGIDIVISTVGITKQKDGLTYMDVDYQANMNLLKEAKKSRVKKFIYVSVLNGEKLQNLEICKAKELFVEQLKKSGIDYCIIRPNGFFSDMSEFFNMANSGRIYLLGNGEFRANPIHGKDLAVVCVDAIDGLDKNIEIGGPETLTQNEIATIAFDVLGNKRKITYIPEWLRITILKIVKLFSTSKFYGPVEFFMTVMAMDMVAPKYGKHTLKEYFKKLNNKNR
- a CDS encoding YdhR family protein, with product MITSITKFKLPNPITQAEAKDIFLSTAPNYKDLPGLIRKCYVIFDEGDSVGGIYLWQSRKDAEAVYTESWKEFVREKYGSEPEIIYLETPVIVDNILKEIIS